In Candidatus Zixiibacteriota bacterium, the following are encoded in one genomic region:
- a CDS encoding cohesin domain-containing protein, translated as MMRIVSNARILVMLAALACIVAACSESPSKQEDGVTVSLQMVLPKAGGLDQLVDTVRLRIFAADLDTMAFGLPIIEGAVSMALDVPPGSDRIFEMDAVDIEGRVLYSGADTVDIGHGLDQRVHLLLRPVILLMRLSPLYQELSVGSTGRIDVWIHNVDSLFGAAFRLLYDPSRIQLNGSSAGEFLGSGDDILYFAKGVEEESYYSIGVSRLRQEDGARTGISGSGRLASISFTALVPSESEISLVIVSNRALLKPGDTPVDGIEGLALDGAIVHVRGTE; from the coding sequence GCATACTGGTGATGCTAGCAGCACTTGCCTGTATTGTAGCGGCATGTTCTGAGTCTCCATCGAAACAGGAGGATGGAGTTACAGTCTCCCTGCAAATGGTGCTCCCGAAGGCGGGAGGCCTCGACCAGCTTGTCGATACAGTGCGGCTCAGAATCTTCGCCGCTGATCTGGACACGATGGCGTTCGGTCTGCCGATTATCGAAGGTGCTGTCTCAATGGCGCTGGATGTCCCTCCGGGTAGCGACAGAATCTTCGAAATGGACGCGGTTGATATCGAGGGTCGGGTTCTGTACTCAGGTGCAGATACTGTCGATATCGGCCATGGACTCGATCAGAGAGTTCATCTATTGCTCAGGCCGGTCATTCTGCTGATGCGCCTGAGCCCTTTGTATCAGGAACTGAGCGTCGGTTCCACAGGACGGATTGACGTCTGGATACACAATGTTGATTCTTTGTTTGGTGCGGCTTTCAGGCTGCTTTACGACCCAAGTCGAATTCAGCTCAACGGCTCTTCTGCAGGAGAATTTCTTGGCAGTGGAGATGACATACTCTATTTTGCTAAGGGTGTGGAGGAAGAGAGTTACTACTCTATCGGCGTGAGCAGACTTAGGCAGGAAGATGGTGCGCGCACGGGCATATCGGGCAGTGGTCGCCTGGCCTCGATCTCTTTCACCGCGCTGGTACCATCTGAAAGCGAAATATCGCTTGTGATAGTCTCAAACCGAGCTCTTCTGAAGCCGGGTGATACGCCCGTAGACGGCATTGAAGGACTCGCGCTGGATGGGGCGATCGTGCACGTGAGGGGGACTGAATGA